From Scomber scombrus chromosome 21, fScoSco1.1, whole genome shotgun sequence, one genomic window encodes:
- the foxl3 gene encoding forkhead box L3: MFDNANYPFNCFNYDGDGYPSSSTDEEKKMCRPAYSYIALIAMAIQQSPEQRVTLSGIYEFIMKRFPYYRSNQRAWQNSIRHNLSLNSCFIKVPRTEGNEKGKGNYWTFATGCESMLDLFENGNFRRRRRRRNMKIGLRDSGETPFHPLESHSNHHIPAAQHPEPDSTLCPLNPERQRPGAQPNHLIPNPSQGKPESEIKFSIDYILSTPDPPLPGFRSSHGPVHIGPTGPPIHVLEPQHLNLHFWTL; encoded by the exons ATGTTTGATAACGCTAACTACCCGTTCAACTGTTTTAACTATGATGGAGACGGATACCCTTCCTCTAGCACAGACGAAGAGAAGAAAATGTGCAGACCTGCGTACAG CTACATCGCTCTGATAGCCATGGCCATCCAGCAGAGCCCTGAGCAGCGGGTCACTCTGTCGGGCATCTACGAGTTCATCATGAAGAGATTCCCATACTACCGCTCCAACCAGAGAGCCTGGCAGAACTCCATCAGACACAACCTCTCCCTCAACAGCTGCTTCATCAAG GTTCCTCGGACAGAGGGTAATGAGAAGGGAAAGGGAAACTACTGGACTTTTGCCACTGGCTGTGAATCCATGCTTGACCTGTTTGAAAACGGCAACTTTCGGCGTCGCCGGCGCAGGAGGAACATGAAAATTGGCCTCCGTGATTCAGGAGAAACCCCTTTCCATCCTTTAGAGAGCCACAGCAATCATCACATACCCGCAGCCCAGCACCCTGAACCCGACTCCACCCTCTGCCCTCTGAACCCCGAGAGGCAGAGACCGGGCGCCCAGCCAAACCACCTCATCCCAAACCCCAGCCAGGGGAAACCAGAGTCAGAGATCAAGTTTAGTATTGACTACATCCTGTCTACTCCAGATCCACCACTGCCGGGGTTCAGATCCTCACATGGTCCTGTGCACATAGGGCCCACAGGGCCACCCATACACGTTCTGGAGCCCCAACACCTGAACCTGCACTTCTGGactctgtga